In the Butyricicoccus intestinisimiae genome, ACTATATAGTATTGTAGCAAATCCGTCCGCGAGTGACAAGAGCTTGCAGCGAATTTGTTCCGGATAATTGTTAATATTCCCGCACCGGCATAATGATGGCTGCCAGAATGTACAGAACGATTCCCGCGCCGCTGCATACGGCGAGTGCCACCGCAAGCAGGCGAATAATTGTCACATCCATGTTGAGATAGGCGGCAATGCCATTGCAAACGCCGAACAGCA is a window encoding:
- a CDS encoding PspC domain-containing protein, which encodes MEPKKLYRIEQGKMLFGVCNGIAAYLNMDVTIIRLLAVALAVCSGAGIVLYILAAIIMPVREY